One segment of Carya illinoinensis cultivar Pawnee chromosome 1, C.illinoinensisPawnee_v1, whole genome shotgun sequence DNA contains the following:
- the LOC122281887 gene encoding nuclear poly(A) polymerase 4-like isoform X1: protein MVSSEGLSPPPASASKQHGVTKPISTAGPSETDRQRNKELEKFLVDAGLYERKEEAAKREEVLGRIRQIVKDWVKQLTRLRGYTDQMVEDANAVILTFGSYRLGVHGPGTDIDTLCVGPLYVNREEDFFFRLHNILAEMEEVTELQPVPDAHVPVMKFKFDGISIDLLYASISLLVVPEDLDISDVSVLSNVDEPTVRSLNGCRVADQILKLVPNVEVKCVLLFLMSKKKLFHIGLVHFCTTLRCLKFWAKRRGVYSNVTGFLGGVNWALLVARVCQLYPNAVPSMLVSRFFRVYTQWRWPNPVMLCAIEEDKLGFSVWDPRRNPRDRTHHMPIITPAYPCMNSSYNVSTSTLRVMMEQFQLGNEICEEIELNKAQWSALFEPYLFFESYKNYLQVDIVAADVDDLLAWKGWVESRLRQLTLMIERDTLGKLQCHPYPHEYVDTSKQCAHCAFFMGLQRKQGEMIQEGQQFDIRGTVDEFRQSVNMYMFWKPGMEIYVSHVRRKQIPSYVFPDGYKRSRPSRPTAQQQANKPSHEYGEVGRTGSGERCLKRKNDTDVQGIPEKQRSITPQSQGSLSPENGSSERCLKRKNGTDVQGIPEKGRCITPQREDSISPEIITDKFSSVSPEHLASHMVGNKTFAETNRILQGYNSKVKGLASNGLSTGIESVSRELRWIDGDKGSARELAEAEKGTLCQETETACASNSSIITNPTSEGSSCEDSGFVPVAGSSVEESIGGANNLGSALGDLCEAHSMLPLEDGGVNCDGVLRDGSQEELEPNAALEMVINASGGVNSEAVQKQVISSRLSLTTTA, encoded by the exons attgtaaaagaTTGGGTGAAGCAACTTACTCGGCTGAGAGGATACACTGATCAAATGGTGGAGGATGCAAATGCTGTCATTCTTACTTTTGGTTCTTATCGACTTGGG GTACATGGTCCTGGGACTGACATAGACACGTTGTGTGTGGGGCCATTATATGTGAATCGGGAg GAAGACTTCTTCTTTAGATTGCATAACATCCTGGCAGAAATGGAAGAAGTCACAGAACTGCAACCAGTTCCAGATGCTCATGTCCCAGTAATGAAATTCAAGTTTGATGGAATATCCATTGATCTTCTTTATGCAAGTATTTCTCTCCTAGTTGTACCAGAA GACTTGGATATCTCTGATGTCTCTGTATTGTCCAATGTTGATGAGCCCACCGTTCGAAGTCTTAATGGCTGCAGGGTTGCTGATCAAATTCTGAAGCTTGTTCCAAATGTTGAGGTGAAATGCGTCCTGCTGTTTttaatgagtaaaaaaaaattgtttcataTTGGTTTAGTG CATTTTTGTACCACACTCCGGTGCTTGAAGTTTTGGGCCAAGAGGCGTGGTGTTTATTCCAAT GTGACTGGATTTCTTGGGGGTGTTAACTGGGCACTTCTTGTAGCTCGTGTATGCCAGCTCTATCCTAATGCGGTTCCCAGTATGCTTGTTTCTCGATTTTTTAGGGTTTATACACAGTGGCGTTGGCCAAACCCTGTGATGTTATGTGCAATTGAAGAGGACAAACTTGGATTTTCTGTTTGGGATCCACGGAGGAACCCTCGAGACCGGACTCATCACATGCCCATCATAACGCCTGCTTACCCTTGCATGAATTCTAGCTACAATGTTTCGACAAGCACTCTCAGGGTTATGATGGAGCAGTTCCAACTTGGTAACGAAATTTGTGAG GAGATTGAACTCAATAAAGCCCAATGGAGTGCTCTGTTTGAACCATACTTGTTCTTTGAAAGCTATAAGAACTACCTTCAGGTAGACATAGTTGCGGCTGATGTCGATGACTTACTTGCTTGGAAAGGCTGGGTGGAATCCAGGCTGAGGCAATTGACTCTGATG ATTGAGCGAGACACCTTGGGGAAGTTGCAGTGCCATCCTTATCCTCATGAGTATGTGGATACATCCAAGCAGTGTGCCCATTGTGCTTTCTTCATGGGTTTGCAAAGGAAACAGGGGGAGATGATTCAAGAAGGTCAGCAGTTTGATATCCGTGGGACCGTAGATGAATTCAGGCAGTCTGTAAACATGTACATGTTTTGGAAACCAGGGATGGAAATTTATGTTTCACATGTTCGTAGAAAGCAGATCCCTTCATATGTGTTCCCTGATGGTTATAAACGATCTCGACCATCAAGGCCAACTGCCCAGCAGCAGGCCAATAAACCCTCTCATGAATATGGTGAAGTTGGTAGGACTGGCTCTGGTGAGAGATGCCTTAAGAGGAAAAACGATACTGATGTGCAAGGTATCCCTGAAAAACAGCGATCTATAACCCCTCAGAGTCAGGGTTCACTGTCTCCTGAGAATGGCTCCAGCGAGAGATGCCTTAAGAGGAAAAATGGTACTGATGTGCAAGGTATCCCTGAAAAAGGGCGATGTATTACCCCACAGAGAGAGGATTCAATTTCTCCTGAGATTATTACTGATAAGTTCAGTAGTGTGTCTCCAGAGCATTTGGCGTCTCATATGGTGGGAAACAAAACATTTGCTGAAACAAACAGAATATTGCAGGGTTATAATAGTAAGGTGAAAGGTCTTGCATCAAATGGATTGAGTACTGGGATTGAATCTGTTAGCCGAGAGCTGCGTTGGATTGACGGTGATAAAGGTTCTGCTAGGGAGCTAGCTGAAGCAGAAAAAGGGACGCTATGCCAAGAAACTGAGACTGCATGTGCATCAAATTCGAGCATAATAACAAATCCTACTAGTGAGGGCAGTTCTTGTGAGGATTCTGGATTTGTACCAGTGGCAGGTAGCAGTGTGGAAGAAAGCATTGGAGGGGCTAATAACCTGGGTTCTGCTCTGGGCGATTTGTGTGAAGCACATTCCATGTTGCCTTTGGAGGATGGGGGTGTTAATTGCGATGGAGTTTTGCGAGATGGATCACAGGAAGAGTTAGAG CCAAATGCTGCACTTGAGATGGTGATAAATGCATCTGGTGGTGTGAACTCAGAAGCTGTGCAGAAACAAGTGATAAG taGCAGATTGAGTTTAACAACTACGGCATGA
- the LOC122281887 gene encoding nuclear poly(A) polymerase 4-like isoform X2, which yields MVSSEGLSPPPASASKQHGVTKPISTAGPSETDRQRNKELEKFLVDAGLYERKEEAAKREEVLGRIRQIVKDWVKQLTRLRGYTDQMVEDANAVILTFGSYRLGVHGPGTDIDTLCVGPLYVNREEDFFFRLHNILAEMEEVTELQPVPDAHVPVMKFKFDGISIDLLYASISLLVVPEDLDISDVSVLSNVDEPTVRSLNGCRVADQILKLVPNVEHFCTTLRCLKFWAKRRGVYSNVTGFLGGVNWALLVARVCQLYPNAVPSMLVSRFFRVYTQWRWPNPVMLCAIEEDKLGFSVWDPRRNPRDRTHHMPIITPAYPCMNSSYNVSTSTLRVMMEQFQLGNEICEEIELNKAQWSALFEPYLFFESYKNYLQVDIVAADVDDLLAWKGWVESRLRQLTLMIERDTLGKLQCHPYPHEYVDTSKQCAHCAFFMGLQRKQGEMIQEGQQFDIRGTVDEFRQSVNMYMFWKPGMEIYVSHVRRKQIPSYVFPDGYKRSRPSRPTAQQQANKPSHEYGEVGRTGSGERCLKRKNDTDVQGIPEKQRSITPQSQGSLSPENGSSERCLKRKNGTDVQGIPEKGRCITPQREDSISPEIITDKFSSVSPEHLASHMVGNKTFAETNRILQGYNSKVKGLASNGLSTGIESVSRELRWIDGDKGSARELAEAEKGTLCQETETACASNSSIITNPTSEGSSCEDSGFVPVAGSSVEESIGGANNLGSALGDLCEAHSMLPLEDGGVNCDGVLRDGSQEELEPNAALEMVINASGGVNSEAVQKQVISSRLSLTTTA from the exons attgtaaaagaTTGGGTGAAGCAACTTACTCGGCTGAGAGGATACACTGATCAAATGGTGGAGGATGCAAATGCTGTCATTCTTACTTTTGGTTCTTATCGACTTGGG GTACATGGTCCTGGGACTGACATAGACACGTTGTGTGTGGGGCCATTATATGTGAATCGGGAg GAAGACTTCTTCTTTAGATTGCATAACATCCTGGCAGAAATGGAAGAAGTCACAGAACTGCAACCAGTTCCAGATGCTCATGTCCCAGTAATGAAATTCAAGTTTGATGGAATATCCATTGATCTTCTTTATGCAAGTATTTCTCTCCTAGTTGTACCAGAA GACTTGGATATCTCTGATGTCTCTGTATTGTCCAATGTTGATGAGCCCACCGTTCGAAGTCTTAATGGCTGCAGGGTTGCTGATCAAATTCTGAAGCTTGTTCCAAATGTTGAG CATTTTTGTACCACACTCCGGTGCTTGAAGTTTTGGGCCAAGAGGCGTGGTGTTTATTCCAAT GTGACTGGATTTCTTGGGGGTGTTAACTGGGCACTTCTTGTAGCTCGTGTATGCCAGCTCTATCCTAATGCGGTTCCCAGTATGCTTGTTTCTCGATTTTTTAGGGTTTATACACAGTGGCGTTGGCCAAACCCTGTGATGTTATGTGCAATTGAAGAGGACAAACTTGGATTTTCTGTTTGGGATCCACGGAGGAACCCTCGAGACCGGACTCATCACATGCCCATCATAACGCCTGCTTACCCTTGCATGAATTCTAGCTACAATGTTTCGACAAGCACTCTCAGGGTTATGATGGAGCAGTTCCAACTTGGTAACGAAATTTGTGAG GAGATTGAACTCAATAAAGCCCAATGGAGTGCTCTGTTTGAACCATACTTGTTCTTTGAAAGCTATAAGAACTACCTTCAGGTAGACATAGTTGCGGCTGATGTCGATGACTTACTTGCTTGGAAAGGCTGGGTGGAATCCAGGCTGAGGCAATTGACTCTGATG ATTGAGCGAGACACCTTGGGGAAGTTGCAGTGCCATCCTTATCCTCATGAGTATGTGGATACATCCAAGCAGTGTGCCCATTGTGCTTTCTTCATGGGTTTGCAAAGGAAACAGGGGGAGATGATTCAAGAAGGTCAGCAGTTTGATATCCGTGGGACCGTAGATGAATTCAGGCAGTCTGTAAACATGTACATGTTTTGGAAACCAGGGATGGAAATTTATGTTTCACATGTTCGTAGAAAGCAGATCCCTTCATATGTGTTCCCTGATGGTTATAAACGATCTCGACCATCAAGGCCAACTGCCCAGCAGCAGGCCAATAAACCCTCTCATGAATATGGTGAAGTTGGTAGGACTGGCTCTGGTGAGAGATGCCTTAAGAGGAAAAACGATACTGATGTGCAAGGTATCCCTGAAAAACAGCGATCTATAACCCCTCAGAGTCAGGGTTCACTGTCTCCTGAGAATGGCTCCAGCGAGAGATGCCTTAAGAGGAAAAATGGTACTGATGTGCAAGGTATCCCTGAAAAAGGGCGATGTATTACCCCACAGAGAGAGGATTCAATTTCTCCTGAGATTATTACTGATAAGTTCAGTAGTGTGTCTCCAGAGCATTTGGCGTCTCATATGGTGGGAAACAAAACATTTGCTGAAACAAACAGAATATTGCAGGGTTATAATAGTAAGGTGAAAGGTCTTGCATCAAATGGATTGAGTACTGGGATTGAATCTGTTAGCCGAGAGCTGCGTTGGATTGACGGTGATAAAGGTTCTGCTAGGGAGCTAGCTGAAGCAGAAAAAGGGACGCTATGCCAAGAAACTGAGACTGCATGTGCATCAAATTCGAGCATAATAACAAATCCTACTAGTGAGGGCAGTTCTTGTGAGGATTCTGGATTTGTACCAGTGGCAGGTAGCAGTGTGGAAGAAAGCATTGGAGGGGCTAATAACCTGGGTTCTGCTCTGGGCGATTTGTGTGAAGCACATTCCATGTTGCCTTTGGAGGATGGGGGTGTTAATTGCGATGGAGTTTTGCGAGATGGATCACAGGAAGAGTTAGAG CCAAATGCTGCACTTGAGATGGTGATAAATGCATCTGGTGGTGTGAACTCAGAAGCTGTGCAGAAACAAGTGATAAG taGCAGATTGAGTTTAACAACTACGGCATGA